A genome region from Sphingobium sp. CR2-8 includes the following:
- a CDS encoding intermembrane phospholipid transport protein YdbH family protein yields MEDQDGEETVRRAWLRWLGVGTGSLALVLAGLWTQRAPIAENFISRELNRRGVQANYDLVDVGLRTQRIEHIVLGNPAHPDLTARWVEVDIAFAGLTPQVAAVRAGGVRMRGTYHDGVLRLGELDKFRDPDSTAPFSLPDMLVSIADARLTLDTDAGRIGMQVDGDGNLQSGFRGRLAAAMPRAALAGCGATRASAIVAIAMRQGQPTLSGPIRADAIACRSADVAIARPVATIDIDLSQALDRWKGHVDLAGQALKGKGLVLASPSGRIDFDGTAQRTAGKLAMKADALNARAARLREARLSGDFVMGAGGSSLKGTLSGQDIRASSRDPIASLRTASTNTPVGPLAAQLADAVERASAANQLRTRFALVYKPTGGSLVVTDAELDARSGARLGLAPESLVTLTWPGKRGGLDWALDGALKTGGGGLPNAAIRVARRPSGGFGGELFVDPYTARDARLTLDRVRFTADANGATRFSTALRLDGPLPDGRLRGLSIPVEGRIAADGALAINSGCVPVSLVEARYGVFALGQTRQTLCPVGGAMVSTGPGGTKGGAEIRDLALEGRNGSSPMRLTADHARVVLGRTGFALANPALTIGPQDAPSVRLTAATLDGLATKDGFVGKVGGAGGRIGSVPLIVEQGAGDWAFAKGALTFRAAVVVRDSQAPARFVPMPVPDFALALKDGRITATGSLTASRNGAKVADVAIAHDLSSAKGHAGLTVPKLLFGPALQPDDVTPLTRGIVANVNASVTGTGRIDWTGSTVSSRGTFRTDNANLAAAFGPVEGVSGEIRFTDLIGLVSAPGQEVRIKSVNPGVEVHDGVVRYHLEPGQKVRIEGGGWPFSGGKLDLLPTTMNFGEDVDRYLTFRVIGLDAGAFIQAMELDNISATGTFDGIMPLIFNAKGGRVAGGVLVARQHGMDPLIMPEGVLPTIPCDPTRQSGVLSYVGPVSNEQLGTMGRMAFDALKNLQYKCLTILMDGALDGEMVTNVVFNGVNRGKLGDAPGGIARSFIGLPFIFNVRVEAPFRGLLGTAQSFIDPTQTIRDEIGKQAQEKMRTQGVQGLAVQPLDSDKGPDREPK; encoded by the coding sequence ATGGAAGATCAGGACGGCGAAGAAACGGTTCGCCGGGCATGGCTACGTTGGCTGGGCGTCGGCACCGGTTCGCTGGCGCTCGTACTGGCGGGGTTGTGGACGCAACGTGCGCCGATCGCCGAAAATTTCATCAGCCGCGAACTCAACCGGCGCGGGGTGCAGGCCAATTACGATCTGGTCGATGTCGGCCTGCGGACCCAACGGATCGAACATATCGTGCTGGGCAATCCCGCGCATCCCGACCTGACGGCCCGTTGGGTGGAGGTCGACATCGCCTTTGCCGGCCTGACGCCGCAGGTTGCCGCCGTGCGCGCGGGCGGCGTGCGGATGCGCGGCACCTATCATGACGGCGTGCTGCGCCTGGGCGAACTCGACAAATTTCGTGATCCCGATTCGACCGCGCCATTCAGCCTGCCCGACATGCTGGTGTCGATCGCCGACGCGCGGCTTACGCTGGATACCGATGCCGGTCGGATCGGCATGCAGGTCGACGGCGACGGCAATCTGCAATCGGGTTTTCGGGGGCGTCTGGCCGCCGCCATGCCGCGCGCGGCGCTGGCGGGATGCGGGGCAACAAGGGCAAGCGCCATCGTGGCGATCGCCATGCGCCAGGGCCAACCCACATTGTCCGGACCGATTCGTGCCGACGCGATCGCCTGTCGCAGCGCTGACGTGGCGATCGCACGGCCGGTCGCCACCATCGACATCGATCTGAGCCAGGCGCTCGATCGGTGGAAGGGTCATGTCGACCTGGCGGGGCAGGCGCTCAAGGGCAAGGGGCTGGTGCTGGCGTCGCCCTCGGGCCGTATCGATTTCGACGGCACGGCGCAGCGCACCGCCGGAAAGCTGGCGATGAAGGCGGATGCCCTCAACGCGCGCGCCGCGCGGTTGCGCGAAGCCAGACTGTCGGGCGACTTCGTCATGGGCGCCGGGGGCAGCAGCCTGAAAGGCACATTGTCGGGTCAGGACATCAGGGCGTCGTCGCGCGACCCGATTGCCAGCCTGCGGACCGCTTCGACCAATACGCCGGTGGGGCCGCTCGCTGCGCAACTGGCCGATGCGGTCGAACGCGCCAGCGCGGCCAACCAACTGCGCACCCGCTTCGCTCTGGTCTATAAGCCGACCGGCGGCAGCCTGGTCGTCACCGACGCCGAACTGGACGCGCGCAGCGGCGCGCGGTTGGGCCTTGCACCCGAAAGCCTGGTGACATTGACGTGGCCGGGTAAGCGGGGCGGCCTCGACTGGGCGCTGGACGGCGCGTTGAAGACGGGCGGGGGCGGCCTGCCCAATGCCGCGATCCGTGTGGCGCGGCGGCCCAGCGGCGGATTCGGGGGCGAATTGTTCGTCGATCCCTATACCGCGAGGGACGCCCGCCTGACGCTGGATCGGGTGCGCTTCACTGCGGACGCGAACGGGGCGACCCGCTTCTCGACGGCGCTGCGGCTCGACGGGCCTTTGCCCGATGGGCGTTTGCGGGGATTGAGCATACCGGTCGAAGGACGCATCGCGGCCGATGGCGCATTGGCGATCAACAGCGGTTGCGTTCCCGTTTCGCTGGTGGAAGCCCGCTACGGCGTCTTCGCGCTCGGCCAGACGCGCCAGACCCTATGTCCGGTCGGTGGTGCGATGGTCTCGACGGGGCCGGGCGGCACCAAGGGCGGCGCAGAAATTCGCGATCTCGCGCTGGAAGGCCGCAACGGCAGCAGCCCGATGCGCCTGACTGCCGATCATGCGCGCGTCGTTCTGGGCCGCACCGGCTTCGCGCTTGCCAATCCGGCACTTACGATTGGCCCGCAGGATGCCCCGTCCGTCCGCTTGACCGCCGCGACGCTCGACGGCCTCGCGACGAAGGACGGGTTCGTCGGCAAGGTCGGCGGCGCGGGCGGGCGGATCGGCAGCGTGCCCCTTATCGTGGAGCAGGGCGCGGGCGACTGGGCCTTCGCCAAAGGTGCGCTCACCTTCCGGGCGGCCGTGGTCGTGCGTGATTCGCAGGCACCCGCGCGCTTCGTGCCCATGCCGGTCCCTGATTTCGCGCTTGCGCTGAAGGATGGCCGCATCACCGCCACCGGATCGCTCACCGCGTCGCGCAACGGCGCGAAGGTGGCCGACGTCGCCATCGCGCATGATCTTTCCAGTGCGAAGGGCCATGCCGGCCTGACCGTGCCCAAACTGCTATTCGGCCCCGCCCTCCAGCCCGACGACGTGACCCCGCTGACCCGTGGCATCGTGGCCAATGTGAATGCCAGCGTGACCGGGACGGGGCGAATCGACTGGACCGGCTCCACCGTCAGCAGCCGCGGCACCTTCCGCACCGACAACGCCAATCTCGCCGCCGCCTTCGGCCCAGTCGAGGGGGTGTCGGGCGAGATTCGCTTCACCGACCTTATCGGCCTGGTCTCCGCGCCGGGGCAGGAGGTGCGCATCAAGTCCGTCAATCCGGGCGTCGAGGTGCACGATGGTGTCGTCCGCTACCATCTGGAACCGGGGCAGAAGGTGCGAATCGAGGGCGGCGGCTGGCCCTTCTCCGGCGGCAAGCTGGACTTGCTGCCCACGACGATGAATTTCGGCGAAGATGTCGATCGCTATCTGACCTTCCGCGTGATCGGGCTGGACGCGGGTGCGTTCATCCAGGCGATGGAACTGGACAATATATCCGCCACCGGCACGTTCGATGGCATCATGCCGCTGATCTTCAATGCGAAGGGTGGCCGGGTCGCGGGCGGCGTGCTGGTCGCGCGGCAGCACGGCATGGACCCGCTCATCATGCCCGAAGGCGTGCTGCCGACGATCCCCTGCGATCCCACGCGTCAGTCCGGCGTCCTGTCCTATGTCGGGCCGGTATCGAACGAACAACTCGGCACGATGGGGCGCATGGCGTTCGACGCGCTCAAAAACCTGCAATATAAATGTCTGACAATCCTGATGGATGGCGCCTTGGATGGGGAGATGGTGACGAACGTCGTCTTCAACGGCGTCAACCGGGGCAAACTGGGCGACGCGCCGGGCGGGATAGCGCGCAGCTTCATCGGATTGCCCTTCATCTTCAACGTCCGGGTGGAGGCCCCTTTCCGCGGGCTGCTTGGCACCGCCCAGTCCTTCATCGATCCGACCCAGACAATCCGGGACGAAATCGGCAAGCAGGCGCAGGAAAAGATGCGCACCCAGGGTGTGCAGGGCCTTGCGGTTCAGCCTCTGGACAGCGACAAGGGGCCAGATAGGGAACCGAAATGA
- a CDS encoding YnbE family lipoprotein — translation MTKRHIIMVGFAGLALTGCIQVKAPDKPIEINLNVKVQQEVVVRLQRDAQDLIQNNPELFPQ, via the coding sequence ATGACAAAGCGACATATCATCATGGTGGGTTTCGCCGGATTGGCCCTGACGGGCTGTATTCAGGTGAAGGCGCCTGACAAGCCGATCGAAATCAACCTGAACGTGAAGGTGCAGCAGGAAGTCGTGGTGCGGCTGCAACGTGACGCGCAAGACCTGATCCAGAATAACCCGGAGTTGTTCCCGCAATGA
- a CDS encoding YdbL family protein yields the protein MTRKIFMIAAGAAVALASGIIMTAPARAQSGPVAAAMAAGTVGEQADGYLGIAGSVGADVRSEVELINIKRRAVYTQLASQRGVTVQDVAAATGCQTLSSRVKQGQAYRIGAGAWQTKGADPIALPGYCATAG from the coding sequence ATGACACGCAAGATATTCATGATCGCCGCCGGCGCTGCGGTCGCTTTGGCGAGCGGCATCATCATGACCGCGCCCGCGCGCGCGCAATCCGGACCCGTGGCCGCCGCGATGGCGGCCGGAACGGTGGGTGAGCAGGCCGACGGCTATCTCGGCATCGCCGGGTCGGTCGGCGCGGACGTGCGTTCGGAGGTCGAATTGATCAATATCAAGCGCCGCGCCGTCTATACCCAGTTGGCGAGCCAGCGCGGCGTCACCGTACAGGATGTCGCCGCTGCGACCGGTTGCCAAACGCTCAGCAGCCGTGTCAAACAGGGGCAGGCCTATCGCATCGGTGCGGGCGCCTGGCAGACCAAGGGGGCGGACCCGATCGCGCTGCCCGGCTATTGCGCGACCGCGGGGTAA
- a CDS encoding AtpZ/AtpI family protein — MVAETPGQDPAGEDARIGSLEERIARAEHVEKVRQGATGQKADDGSRLGNRVLAELIGGLVGGALIGWVLDRLFGTSPWLLLVFLGLGIVAAFRNIIRLTTTKRPDQ, encoded by the coding sequence ATGGTTGCGGAAACACCCGGACAGGACCCGGCAGGGGAGGACGCGCGGATCGGCTCTTTGGAAGAGCGGATCGCACGGGCCGAACATGTCGAAAAGGTCAGGCAGGGGGCCACTGGGCAGAAGGCGGACGATGGGTCTCGCCTCGGCAACAGGGTTCTTGCTGAATTGATCGGCGGTCTTGTCGGCGGTGCGTTGATCGGCTGGGTTCTCGACCGGCTGTTTGGCACATCCCCATGGCTCCTGCTCGTGTTCCTCGGTCTTGGGATCGTGGCGGCGTTCAGGAACATCATCAGATTGACGACGACGAAGCGTCCCGACCAATAG
- a CDS encoding F0F1 ATP synthase subunit A, with product MAESGKIDPMHQFAIEPLFGTDHLSIGGFNIAFTNSALYMVLAAVVLWIFVIGGMKRELVPGRWQMAVEYFTGFIKNLLISNVGEGGKKYIPYVFSLFMFILLANLLGLLPLGLIGLHPFTFTSHFTATGVLAIMSFSIVLIVGFAKHGFHFFSLFVPHGTPVAMVVPLFFIELVSFMVRPFSLGLRLFVAMTAGHVLLKVLAGFVINSANASPLLGLTVGSASFILMIGISALEMLVAVIQAYVFALLTSVYLNDAENLH from the coding sequence GTGGCAGAATCCGGCAAAATCGATCCGATGCATCAGTTTGCTATCGAACCGCTGTTCGGTACGGACCATCTGTCGATCGGCGGTTTCAACATCGCCTTCACCAACAGCGCGCTCTATATGGTGCTGGCCGCTGTCGTGCTGTGGATCTTCGTGATCGGCGGCATGAAGCGTGAACTGGTGCCCGGTCGCTGGCAGATGGCGGTGGAATATTTCACCGGCTTCATCAAGAACCTGCTGATCTCCAACGTGGGTGAGGGTGGCAAGAAATACATCCCCTACGTCTTCTCGCTCTTCATGTTCATCCTGCTGGCGAACCTTCTGGGCCTCCTGCCGCTGGGTCTGATCGGGCTTCACCCCTTCACCTTCACCAGCCACTTCACCGCGACCGGTGTGCTCGCCATCATGAGCTTCTCGATCGTTCTGATCGTCGGTTTCGCCAAGCATGGCTTCCACTTCTTCTCGCTGTTCGTGCCGCATGGCACGCCCGTGGCGATGGTGGTGCCGCTCTTCTTCATCGAACTCGTCTCCTTCATGGTGCGTCCGTTCAGCCTGGGCCTGCGACTGTTCGTCGCGATGACCGCTGGCCACGTATTGCTTAAGGTGCTGGCGGGCTTCGTCATCAACAGCGCTAATGCGTCTCCGCTTCTGGGTCTGACCGTCGGCTCCGCCAGCTTCATCCTGATGATCGGCATCAGCGCGCTGGAAATGCTCGTCGCGGTCATCCAGGCCTATGTGTTCGCGCTGCTGACCTCGGTCTATCTCAACGATGCCGAGAACCTGCACTAA
- a CDS encoding F0F1 ATP synthase subunit C has translation MDAEAAKLLGAGLAAIGAGIAALGVGNVFSAFLEGALRNPGAADGQQGRLFIGFAAAELLGLLAFVIAMILVFVA, from the coding sequence ATGGACGCAGAAGCCGCAAAGCTGCTCGGTGCTGGCCTGGCCGCGATCGGTGCGGGCATCGCTGCCCTGGGTGTTGGCAACGTGTTCAGCGCGTTCCTCGAAGGCGCGCTGCGCAATCCGGGCGCCGCTGATGGTCAGCAGGGCCGTCTGTTCATCGGTTTCGCCGCGGCGGAACTTCTGGGTCTGCTGGCGTTCGTTATCGCCATGATCCTGGTGTTCGTGGCCTAA
- a CDS encoding F0F1 ATP synthase subunit B family protein, translated as MPQIAQIADTYSSQVFWLLLTFGFIFFVIGLGMVPKVQGTADARDAKISGDLDAAKAAFARADEAEADYRSRDAANRAAAQATLAKAKSEAAKASEVRLAAADAVVADRIAAAEARIKGASDAAMAEIETVAADAARDMVARISGVDASDEAARNAVKAALAHG; from the coding sequence ATGCCTCAAATCGCGCAAATTGCCGACACTTACTCCAGTCAGGTCTTCTGGCTGCTGTTGACGTTCGGCTTCATCTTCTTCGTCATCGGCCTTGGCATGGTGCCAAAGGTTCAGGGTACGGCGGATGCGCGCGACGCGAAGATCAGCGGTGATCTGGACGCCGCGAAAGCGGCCTTCGCCCGCGCCGACGAAGCGGAAGCGGATTACCGCAGCCGTGACGCGGCAAACCGCGCCGCCGCCCAGGCGACGCTGGCCAAGGCCAAGAGCGAGGCCGCCAAGGCTTCCGAAGTGCGTCTCGCCGCCGCCGATGCGGTCGTCGCGGATCGCATTGCCGCCGCCGAAGCCCGTATCAAGGGTGCCAGCGACGCGGCCATGGCAGAAATCGAAACCGTTGCCGCCGACGCGGCGCGCGACATGGTGGCTCGCATCTCCGGCGTCGACGCGTCGGACGAAGCAGCCCGCAACGCAGTAAAGGCGGCACTGGCCCATGGCTGA
- a CDS encoding F0F1 ATP synthase subunit B family protein gives MAEAAAQHSAENPPSLDQAIHAEGMEPVGTVSHEGVAPHTDPKAVGMDATAWVSLAMAVFIVILLVKKVPALIGGALDGRIAQIKEQLAEASRLRAEAETLKGEYEAKLAAAAGEADAMRKAAEHEAEGLIADATVNAEALVARREKMAEDKIGAAERAAITAIRAKAVNAATSAAAVLIAQGHDARADKALVDSAISGLGTGTIN, from the coding sequence ATGGCTGAGGCAGCAGCACAGCATTCGGCGGAAAATCCGCCCTCGCTCGACCAGGCGATCCATGCCGAAGGCATGGAACCGGTCGGCACCGTTTCGCACGAAGGCGTGGCGCCCCACACCGATCCCAAAGCGGTCGGCATGGACGCGACCGCCTGGGTCAGCCTGGCGATGGCGGTGTTCATCGTCATCCTGCTGGTCAAGAAGGTGCCCGCCCTGATCGGCGGCGCGCTGGATGGCCGGATCGCGCAGATCAAGGAACAGCTTGCCGAAGCCTCGCGCCTTCGCGCCGAGGCCGAAACGCTCAAGGGCGAATATGAAGCCAAGCTGGCCGCCGCAGCCGGTGAAGCCGACGCCATGCGCAAGGCGGCCGAACATGAAGCCGAAGGGCTGATCGCCGACGCCACGGTCAATGCCGAAGCGCTGGTCGCCCGTCGCGAAAAGATGGCGGAGGATAAGATCGGCGCAGCAGAACGCGCTGCGATCACTGCCATTCGCGCCAAGGCGGTCAACGCGGCCACCAGTGCCGCCGCCGTCCTGATCGCGCAGGGGCATGACGCCCGCGCGGACAAGGCG